A genomic stretch from Chitinophagaceae bacterium includes:
- the gcvT gene encoding glycine cleavage system aminomethyltransferase GcvT: protein MKKTALTNIHISLGAKMAEFAGYEMPIQYSGIQDEHFAVRENAGLFDVSHMGEFLVEGPQALDLIQKVTSNDASKLIPGKAQYSAFINENGGIIDDLIVYCLSESKFLLVVNASNIEKDFNWIQSHNTFDTNLKNISDEISLLALQGPKAVEILKKITDFDIESIKFYHFGIGKVAGFEDVIISGTGYTGSGGFELYFKPDYAPAIWESLMKAGGEMGLKPAGLGARDTLRLEMGYCLYGNDIDDTTNPLEAGLGWITKTQKDFIGKEIILKAKEEGINRKLSGFVMTERGIPRKGYDILNENKEIVGKVTSGTQSPSLKEAIGLGYIDKKTIDSESDIFIAIRNKNVRAKITKPPFVKVN, encoded by the coding sequence ATGAAAAAAACTGCTTTAACAAATATACATATATCATTAGGTGCAAAAATGGCCGAGTTTGCCGGATACGAAATGCCAATTCAATACAGCGGCATTCAGGATGAACACTTTGCCGTAAGAGAAAATGCCGGTTTATTTGATGTTTCGCATATGGGCGAATTTTTAGTTGAAGGGCCTCAAGCTTTAGATCTCATACAAAAAGTAACCTCAAATGATGCTTCTAAACTGATTCCCGGCAAGGCTCAATATTCTGCATTCATTAATGAAAATGGCGGTATCATCGATGACCTTATCGTTTATTGCCTTAGTGAAAGCAAGTTTTTACTGGTAGTAAATGCTTCAAATATTGAAAAAGATTTTAACTGGATACAATCTCACAATACTTTTGATACTAATTTGAAAAATATATCCGATGAAATATCTCTTCTCGCTCTGCAAGGCCCTAAAGCAGTTGAGATTTTAAAAAAAATTACTGATTTTGATATTGAAAGTATTAAATTTTATCATTTTGGAATTGGGAAAGTTGCGGGCTTTGAGGATGTAATTATATCCGGTACCGGATACACCGGCAGTGGTGGCTTTGAGCTTTATTTTAAACCGGATTATGCTCCGGCAATTTGGGAAAGCTTAATGAAGGCAGGTGGTGAAATGGGCTTAAAGCCTGCAGGCTTAGGAGCCAGAGATACACTTAGATTAGAAATGGGATATTGTCTTTACGGCAATGATATAGATGATACAACGAATCCACTGGAAGCAGGTCTGGGATGGATTACCAAAACCCAAAAAGATTTTATCGGTAAAGAAATTATCCTTAAAGCAAAGGAAGAAGGTATAAACAGAAAATTAAGTGGCTTTGTCATGACTGAAAGAGGAATCCCGAGAAAAGGTTATGATATTCTAAATGAAAATAAGGAAATAGTTGGTAAAGTAACTTCAGGAACTCAATCACCAAGTTTAAAAGAAGCTATAGGTCTTGGTTATATAGATAAAAAGACAATCGATTCCGAATCTG